One segment of Chelmon rostratus isolate fCheRos1 chromosome 17, fCheRos1.pri, whole genome shotgun sequence DNA contains the following:
- the dhx58 gene encoding probable ATP-dependent RNA helicase DHX58 translates to MADFGLYAYQEEVVERALQGENTIIWLPTGGGKTRAAVYVAKRHLETTPKAKVVVLVNRVHLVDQHYSKEFEPHLGCNYTLVAVSGESEEKDFFGRVVQDSDVVICTAQILYNALTNVEETKHVALSDITLLIIDECHHTNKDSVYNKVMGCYVEKKLKGERPLPQILGLTASPGAGGAKTLEKAVEHVLQICANLDSAIVSTKNYAPELQKKVPRPVKTFDIVSKRLEDPFGDHLKFMMQLIHDFMNPPPDFRLRECGTQEYEADVVILEQRGVRENNRLLAESARHLRQYNDALLINDTLRMMDAYRSLEEFYITKFTTEIDGTDYFLVGLFQENQVELKTLARDSRYENPKMFQLESTLLKQFGPNVQSRGILFSKTRKSTHCLKDWVLTNKTLQEAGIKAAILTGAGNGISYMTQHEQADTIRNFRQGTLNLLISTSVAEEGLDIPECNLVVRYGLLTNEIAQEQASGRARAMHSQYSVVAQKGGREVRRELINEHLVELTGKAIAKVQDMSSQEFRRKITELQTEAVICRKIAESHKTEKRSRNSAASVQLLCRNCLQPVASGSDIKLVDNVHYVNVNPDFKRQYKVGGQVQLERTFQDWEPGCTISCNNGNCNKSWGFEMKYKEVALLPNIAIKNFALETPDGRLTVKKWKDITFTVEDFSFEEYCLDNFPDIFD, encoded by the exons ATGGCGGATTTTGGACTGTATGCGTACCAGGAGGAAGTGGTCGAAAGGGCTCTTCAGGGAGAGAACACAATTATTTGGCTGCCGACGGGAGGCGGAAAGACTCGTGCCGCTGTGTATGTGGCCAAAAGACACCTGGAGACCACACCTAAGGCTAAGGTGGTGGTCCTGGTGAACAGG GTTCACCTTGTTGACCAACATTACAGCAAAGAGTTTGAGCCTCACCTGGGCTGCAACTACACCCTGGTGGCAGTCagtggagagagtgaggagaagGACTTCTTCGGGAGAGTGGTGCAGGACTCAGACGTGGTCATCTGCACGGCACAGATCTTGTACAATGCTCTGACAAAcgtggaggagaccaaacacgTGGCGCTCTCAG ATATCACTCTACTGATAATCGATGAGTGTCACCACACCAACAAGGACTCAGTCTACAACAAAGTAATGGGATGCTATGTggagaaaaagctgaaaggaGAGCGGCCGTTGCCACAGATCCTGGGTCTGACTGCATCACCGGGCGCAGGGGGCGCAAAGACCCTGGAAAAGGCTGTGGAGCACGTGCTGCAG atTTGTGCCAACCTGGACTCAGCCATAGTTTCAACTAAAAACTACGcaccagagctgcagaagaaaGTACCCAGACCCGTCAAGACGTTTGACATTGTGTCAAAAAGGCTCGAG GATCCATTTGGAGATCACCTCAAGTTCATGATGCAGCTGATCCACGACTTCATGAACCCACCCCCAGACTTCCGACTGAGGGAGTGCGGCACACAGGAGTATGAGGCAGATGTGGTGATTCTAGAGCAGCGAG GGGTAAGAGAGAACAACAGGCTGCTGGCAGAAAGTGCGCGCCACCTCAGACAGTACAACGACGCCCTGCTCATCAATGACACCCTGCGAATGATGGATGCTTATCGCTCCCTGGAGGAGTTCTACATCACCAAGTTCACCACAGAAATCGACGGAACCGACTACTTCCTGGTGGGACTTTTCCAAG AGAATCAGGTGGAGCTGAAAACACTGGCCAGGGATTCTCGCTACGAGAACCCGAAGATGTTCCAACTCGAGAGCACTCTGCTAAAACAGTTTGGTCCAAATGTGCAATCAAGGGGGATCCTCTTCAGTAAAACACGTAAAAGCACCCACTGCCTGAAGGACTGGGTCCTCACCAACAAAACCTTACAGGAAGCCGGTATCAAGGCAGCCATCCTCACTGGGGCTGGCAATGGCATCAGTTACATGACGCAG CACGAGCAGGCGGACACCATCCGCAATTTCCGCCAGGGAACTCTCAACCTCCTGATCTCCACCAGCGTGGCTGAAGAAGGCCTTGACATCCCTGAATGCAACCTGGTGGTGCGCTACGGGCTGCTTACGAATGAGATCGCCCAGGAGCAGGCGAGCGGCCGTGCACGAGCGATGCACAGCCAGTATTCGGTGGTCGCCCAGAAAGGGGGGCGGGAGGTGCGCCGGGAGCTCATCAACGAACATCTGGTGGAGCTGACTGGAAAAGCCATCGCTAAGGTCCAAGATATGAGCTCCCAAGAGTTCCGCAGAAAG ATAACTGAGCTCCAAACAGAGGCAGTTATTTGCAGAAAAATTGCAGAGAGCCacaagacagagaagaggagccGCAACAGCGCTGCGAGTGTCCAGCTGTTGTGTCGAAACTGTTTACAGCCTGTGGCCTCTGGCAGTGACATCAAACTTGTTGACAACGTGCACTATGTCAACGTCAATCCTGACTTTAA GAGACAATACAAAGTCGGTGGGCaggtgcagctggagaggaCTTTTCAGGACTGGGAGCCGGGGTGCACAATCAGCTGCAATAACGGCAACTGCAACAAG AGCTGGGGATTTGAGATGAAGTACAAGGAGGTTGCCCTGCTGCCCAATATAGCCATTAAGAACTTTGCCCTGGAGACCCCTGATGGCAGGCTGACGGTGAAGAAGTGGAAGGATATCACTTTCACTGTTGAGGACTTCAGCTTTGAAGAGTACTGCCTGGACAACTTCCCTGACATCTTTGATTGA